The genomic DNA GATCTGCGCGACCAGGTACTCGGCCACCTCCCGCGCGTCCGCGAAGACCTGCACCCGCAGCACGACCATGCGGCGTTGTTCGGCGGTCTCGTGGTCGTCGGGGACCGTGCGATGGTCGACCCGGGACGGCCACTCGTTGCGGCTGCGCAGCGGTACGACCTGGGCCAGCCCCTCCCACTGCTCGTCCGTGACGTCGTACCTGTCGTATCTGCTCACCGGACCACCCCGTCTGTGCATCGGTCGGATTCGCACCGGCTGCGCTCGCTGTTCATCGGGCAATTCTCTCGCCCCTCACCCGTTCGGCGTACCAGCGACACGGGTCAGTGGCTGATCGACACCTCCGACGGACCCGCGGGCTCCGCGTCCGGGTTCACCTCGAGCGGGGTGAATCGGACCGGCAGATGCACCAGGGCGCGGTGGAACGGGCCGGGCCGCCACATCAGTTCGCCCGCCGGGACGGCCAGTTCCGCATCGCACAGCTGACTGGTCAGCTGCTCGATCGCGGTCATCGCGATGAGTAGCGCCGGCTGCTTCGCCGGGCACCGGTGCGGCCCCGCCGACCAGGCCAGGTGCGCACTGCCGCCGGAACGCACGCCGGGGTCCGAAGTGGCGGACGCGGACTGGGTGTTGGCCGCCGCGTAGGAGACCAGCAGCAGTTGTCCGGCACGCAGCCGGACGCCATGGAACTCGGTGTCCTGGCGCGGGTAGTGAGCGGCCAGATTGGCCAGCGGCGGGTCCTGCCAGAGGACCTCGTTGATGGCCTCGTGGGCCGTCATCGCACCGCGTTGCAGTGAGCCGGCGTAGCGCGCGTCGGTGAGCATGTGCAGCAGCGCGTTGCCGATCAGATTGGTCGTCGGGTCATGGCCCGCGCTCATCATCAGCGTGATCTGACGCACAGTCTCGTCGTTGTCGAGACCGGCCGGATGGCCGAGGAAGTACGAGGTGAGATCGCGGCGGGGCCGGGCGCGCCGGTCGGCGACGAGGCGGGTGACGACGGTGACGAGATCGGCGTACGCGGCGGCGGCGTCATCGGCCGAGTTGAACATGCCGCCGATCCCCTCGACGATCCGTTCGCGGTCCTCGGGCGGTACACCGAACCACGTGGTGAAGACGTGCAGCGGTAGCCGTCGCGCGTACTGCTCGACGAGGTCGCCGCTGCCGGAGGCGGCGAACTCCCGGATGAGCCGGCGGGCGACTCGGGCCACCTCGGCCCTCAGGATGTGCGGTTCGATCATGGCGAGGCCGTCGTTGATGGCCTCGCGGTAGCGGGCGTGCACGTCGCCGTCGCTGAAGAGTGCGGTCGGCCGGTAGCCGAGCATCGGCAGTACCGGTGAGTCGGCGGGGACGGTGGCCTGCCAGGCGCGGGGGTCCTTGGTGAAGGTGTGGGTGTCGCGCAGCAGATCGACGGCCGCCTGGTAGTCGGTGACCAGCAGGGCGTCGATACCGGCGGCGATCCGGACCGGGGCGAGCGGGCCGTGCGTCCGCAGCCGCCGGTAGTGACCGTGCGGATCGGCGGCGAAGTCCGGGCCGTACAGCGCGAGCGGCTGTGGCGGCTGCACGGAGCGCACGGAGGCGACGGGAGGTGTCATGACGGG from Streptomyces sp. NBC_01707 includes the following:
- a CDS encoding cell division protein SepF, which translates into the protein MSRYDRYDVTDEQWEGLAQVVPLRSRNEWPSRVDHRTVPDDHETAEQRRMVVLRVQVFADAREVAEYLVAQIPVLLDLTGAETDVAKRILDFASGVVFGLGSGMHRVDRNVFLLSPVGMEVEGVATAGVPRS
- a CDS encoding cytochrome P450, whose product is MTPPVASVRSVQPPQPLALYGPDFAADPHGHYRRLRTHGPLAPVRIAAGIDALLVTDYQAAVDLLRDTHTFTKDPRAWQATVPADSPVLPMLGYRPTALFSDGDVHARYREAINDGLAMIEPHILRAEVARVARRLIREFAASGSGDLVEQYARRLPLHVFTTWFGVPPEDRERIVEGIGGMFNSADDAAAAYADLVTVVTRLVADRRARPRRDLTSYFLGHPAGLDNDETVRQITLMMSAGHDPTTNLIGNALLHMLTDARYAGSLQRGAMTAHEAINEVLWQDPPLANLAAHYPRQDTEFHGVRLRAGQLLLVSYAAANTQSASATSDPGVRSGGSAHLAWSAGPHRCPAKQPALLIAMTAIEQLTSQLCDAELAVPAGELMWRPGPFHRALVHLPVRFTPLEVNPDAEPAGPSEVSISH